A stretch of the Bradyrhizobium sp. CCBAU 53351 genome encodes the following:
- a CDS encoding DUF3551 domain-containing protein, whose amino-acid sequence MRLSILTLTAIAALFVAADASAQTYDPRYPVCMHVYTPGGGFGGGGGDYFDCSFTSLPQCRATASGRSASCDLNPYYAFDQPPPRKRHKKVQ is encoded by the coding sequence ATGCGCCTGTCGATCTTGACGCTCACTGCGATTGCCGCGCTGTTCGTCGCGGCCGATGCCAGTGCCCAGACCTATGATCCGCGCTATCCCGTGTGCATGCACGTCTACACGCCCGGCGGCGGCTTCGGCGGTGGCGGCGGCGACTATTTCGACTGCTCCTTCACCTCGCTTCCGCAGTGCCGTGCGACCGCCTCGGGCCGCTCGGCCAGCTGCGACCTCAACCCCTATTATGCCTTTGACCAGCCGCCGCCGCGCAAGCGCCACAAGAAGGTCCAGTAA
- a CDS encoding DUF3551 domain-containing protein encodes MRLSFGLIMTAGALLTAAPSHAQTFDPRYPVCMHVYSGANGGGGEWYDCSFTSIPQCRATAFGRSAICDLNPYYPVEAPASHLSRKPRGR; translated from the coding sequence ATGCGTCTCTCGTTCGGCTTGATCATGACCGCCGGCGCGCTGCTCACGGCCGCGCCGTCTCACGCGCAGACCTTTGATCCGCGTTACCCCGTTTGCATGCACGTCTATTCAGGTGCGAACGGAGGAGGTGGGGAATGGTACGATTGCTCCTTCACCTCAATTCCACAGTGCCGCGCCACCGCTTTCGGCCGCTCCGCGATCTGCGATCTCAATCCGTATTATCCGGTCGAGGCGCCGGCATCACATCTTTCCCGCAAGCCGCGCGGCCGCTAG
- a CDS encoding long-chain-acyl-CoA synthetase: MNNMTTGVIEQPKVARAPSASKIWLKAIELTARIETLPGRLFADVVDDWAQRQPDRVALLMDDASLDYAGLSKRINRYARWARSAGVTKGETVALIMPNGIDYVAAWLGISRVGGVVALLNTRLVGLSLAHCIDVAKPSHIIVAHRLTEMLEGAAPHLKTQAKVWTHGDARSERAIDVALAALDDAPLSPEEHGEVTINDRALLIYTSGTTGLPKAASISHRRILNWGFWFAGLTGAGPQDRLYDCLPLFHSVGGIVAPCSMLAAGGSVAIAEKFSASHFWSDIVRHDCTLFQYIGELCRYLLKAAPSEYENRHRLRLVCGNGLRGDIWEDFQDRFAIPRILEFYAATEGNFSLFNVEGQPGAIGRIPPLLAHRFPANLVKLDPDSGLPLRNDEGFCLACARGEAGEAIGRIGTADEGGGRFEGYTDAGETEKKILRNVFAKGDAWFRTGDLMRIDDKGFFHFVDRIGDTFRWKGENVATSEVNDAMRDFTGVVDATTYGVGIPGADGRAGMSAIVVNEGFDIAALPAHLAQRLPAYAHPVFIRISRELDATETFKQKKGDLSREGFDPAAISDPLFMVDPRSGAYVPLDGEAYARILDGSIRL; the protein is encoded by the coding sequence GTGAACAATATGACCACCGGTGTCATCGAGCAGCCGAAAGTCGCGCGCGCGCCGTCGGCTTCAAAGATCTGGTTGAAGGCCATCGAGCTCACCGCGCGGATCGAGACTCTGCCAGGCCGTTTGTTCGCCGACGTCGTCGACGATTGGGCGCAGCGCCAGCCCGACCGCGTCGCGCTGCTGATGGATGACGCAAGTCTCGACTATGCAGGCCTGTCGAAGCGCATCAACCGCTACGCGCGATGGGCGCGCTCGGCCGGCGTGACCAAGGGTGAGACCGTCGCGCTGATCATGCCGAACGGCATCGACTACGTCGCCGCATGGCTCGGCATCAGTCGGGTCGGCGGTGTGGTCGCGCTCCTCAACACCAGGCTGGTCGGGCTCTCGCTCGCGCATTGCATCGACGTCGCCAAGCCTTCGCATATCATCGTGGCGCATCGGCTGACGGAGATGCTGGAGGGCGCAGCGCCGCATCTGAAAACGCAGGCCAAGGTCTGGACGCATGGCGATGCCCGCAGCGAGCGAGCCATCGATGTCGCGCTGGCGGCGCTGGACGATGCTCCCCTTTCGCCGGAGGAGCATGGCGAGGTCACCATCAACGACCGTGCGCTGCTGATCTACACTTCCGGCACCACGGGCCTGCCGAAGGCCGCCAGCATCAGCCACCGCCGTATCCTCAATTGGGGCTTTTGGTTCGCCGGTCTCACCGGCGCGGGACCGCAGGACCGGCTCTATGATTGCCTGCCCTTGTTCCATTCGGTCGGCGGCATCGTCGCGCCCTGCAGCATGCTCGCGGCCGGCGGCTCGGTGGCGATCGCCGAGAAATTCTCGGCCTCTCATTTCTGGTCCGACATCGTCCGGCACGACTGCACGCTGTTTCAATATATCGGCGAACTCTGCCGCTACCTGCTGAAGGCTGCGCCGTCGGAATACGAGAACCGCCATCGTCTCCGCCTCGTCTGCGGCAACGGCCTGCGCGGCGACATCTGGGAAGACTTCCAGGATCGTTTCGCCATCCCCCGCATCCTCGAATTCTATGCGGCGACGGAAGGCAATTTCTCGCTGTTCAACGTCGAGGGACAGCCGGGCGCGATTGGGCGCATCCCGCCGCTGCTCGCACATCGCTTCCCGGCCAATCTCGTCAAGCTCGATCCTGATAGCGGCTTGCCGCTGCGCAACGACGAGGGATTTTGCCTCGCCTGCGCCCGTGGCGAGGCCGGCGAAGCCATCGGCCGCATCGGCACTGCCGATGAAGGCGGCGGCCGCTTCGAGGGCTATACCGATGCTGGCGAAACCGAGAAGAAGATCCTTCGAAATGTCTTTGCCAAAGGCGATGCCTGGTTTCGCACCGGCGATCTGATGCGGATCGACGACAAGGGGTTCTTCCATTTCGTCGATCGTATCGGCGACACGTTCCGCTGGAAGGGCGAGAACGTCGCGACCTCCGAGGTGAACGACGCGATGCGCGATTTCACCGGAGTGGTCGACGCCACCACCTATGGTGTCGGCATCCCAGGTGCCGACGGCCGTGCCGGCATGAGCGCGATCGTCGTCAACGAGGGTTTTGACATTGCGGCATTGCCCGCGCATCTCGCGCAGCGCCTGCCGGCCTATGCACATCCCGTCTTCATCCGCATTTCGCGCGAGCTCGATGCGACCGAGACGTTCAAGCAGAAGAAGGGCGACCTGTCGCGGGAAGGCTTCGATCCCGCTGCGATCTCCGATCCGCTGTTCATGGTCGACCCGAGATCCGGAGCCTACGTCCCGTTGGACGGCGAGGCTTATGCACGAATCCTGGACGGCTCCATCAGGCTGTAA
- a CDS encoding acyl carrier protein, with product MSVRSKVIEAIQQIAKEQNVTLPALSDDLSLHETGFDSLAFAILVARLEDDTGVDPFTISEDAAFPATVGDFVRAYENVPA from the coding sequence ATGTCGGTAAGGTCTAAGGTCATCGAGGCGATCCAGCAGATCGCCAAGGAGCAGAACGTCACGCTTCCCGCACTTTCGGACGATCTGTCGCTGCACGAGACGGGCTTCGACTCGCTCGCCTTCGCCATTCTGGTCGCCCGTCTCGAGGACGACACCGGCGTCGACCCCTTCACCATCTCCGAGGACGCAGCATTCCCCGCCACCGTGGGCGATTTCGTGCGGGCCTACGAAAATGTCCCCGCGTGA
- a CDS encoding class I adenylate-forming enzyme family protein: MSPREIFALRDHLGAELKGRSISDAHHVVSLTDILSQTVLGGRLHELSGRSVLLKLSDQLRSGLAMIELDGIARRMLLCPPDLNPDHLDALIADAGIDAVVTDEPDRWANWGVALVVTAQLPLETTAPAKTERATEWLMLTSGTSGVPKIVGHTLEALTGAIVADGPARGPVPVWATFYDIRRYGGLQIFLRAILSGGSMVLSDPHEVLGDHVARLKARGVSHISGTPSHWRKLLMSGSAAQFTPAYVRLSGEIADQAVLDGLKAAFPNSSVGHAYASTEAGVGFAVNDGLEGFPADYLGNRNGVEMKVVDGSLRIRSTRTAHAYVGRSAAALTDDDGFVDSGDIVELHGDRYYFVGRRGGIINIGGLKVHPEEIEAVINRHPDVRMSRAKSRKSPITGGIVVADVILTEGTDPARAKEIRDQILARCRTQLASHKVPAVMRFVEALDVTPAGKLARTDA; the protein is encoded by the coding sequence ATGTCCCCGCGTGAGATCTTTGCACTCCGCGACCATCTCGGCGCGGAGCTGAAAGGCCGCTCGATCTCCGACGCGCATCACGTCGTGTCGCTGACCGACATCCTGTCGCAGACGGTCCTCGGTGGCCGCCTGCATGAATTGTCGGGCCGCTCCGTGCTGCTCAAATTGTCCGACCAGCTCCGGTCGGGCCTCGCCATGATCGAGCTTGACGGCATCGCGCGCCGCATGCTGCTGTGCCCGCCCGATCTCAACCCTGATCATCTCGACGCGCTGATCGCGGATGCCGGGATCGATGCCGTCGTCACCGACGAGCCCGATCGCTGGGCCAATTGGGGCGTTGCGCTCGTCGTGACCGCGCAATTGCCGCTCGAAACCACCGCGCCGGCCAAGACCGAACGCGCCACGGAATGGCTGATGCTGACCTCGGGCACCTCGGGCGTGCCGAAAATCGTCGGTCATACGCTGGAAGCGCTGACCGGTGCCATCGTCGCCGACGGCCCCGCGCGCGGACCTGTGCCGGTCTGGGCGACGTTCTACGACATCCGCCGCTATGGCGGCCTGCAGATATTCCTTCGCGCAATCCTCTCCGGCGGCTCGATGGTGTTGTCGGACCCGCATGAGGTGCTCGGCGATCACGTCGCGCGGCTGAAGGCGCGGGGTGTCTCGCACATCTCCGGCACGCCGTCGCACTGGCGCAAGCTGCTGATGAGCGGTTCGGCCGCGCAATTTACCCCGGCTTACGTCCGCCTCTCCGGTGAAATCGCCGACCAGGCGGTGCTCGACGGATTGAAGGCGGCATTCCCCAATTCCTCCGTCGGTCACGCCTATGCCTCGACCGAAGCCGGCGTCGGTTTCGCCGTCAATGACGGGCTGGAGGGCTTTCCGGCCGACTATCTCGGCAATCGCAACGGCGTCGAGATGAAGGTGGTCGACGGCTCGCTCCGGATCCGTTCGACGCGTACCGCGCATGCCTATGTCGGCCGCAGCGCCGCGGCGCTCACCGATGACGACGGCTTCGTCGACAGCGGCGACATCGTCGAGCTGCACGGTGACCGCTACTATTTCGTCGGCCGCCGCGGCGGCATCATCAATATCGGCGGATTGAAAGTCCACCCCGAAGAGATCGAGGCGGTGATCAACCGCCATCCCGACGTGCGGATGTCGCGCGCCAAGTCGCGGAAGAGCCCGATCACCGGCGGCATCGTGGTTGCCGACGTGATCCTCACTGAGGGCACTGATCCGGCGCGCGCGAAAGAGATCCGCGACCAGATCCTGGCGCGGTGCCGCACACAGCTCGCGTCGCACAAAGTGCCGGCGGTGATGCGCTTCGTCGAGGCGCTCGACGTCACTCCGGCCGGAAAACTGGCGCGAACCGATGCATAA
- a CDS encoding SDR family NAD(P)-dependent oxidoreductase, with amino-acid sequence MHNVLVTGGSRGIGLAIGKRLVGAGYNVIAAARRESDELKAAIAESGGRLHFRACDLAVIDAIPAFAKLVRDEFGPVYGLVNNAGLGTEGLLATMHNSAIEALVQLNVLSPIILTKYVARQMMADGTGRIINISSIIATTGYNGLSVYGATKAAATGFTRSLAREVGKVGITVNAIAPGFIDTELTHNLSDEARKRIAGRSALRRLPETDDVARMVEYLLGEGGRNVTGTVFTIDAGNTA; translated from the coding sequence ATGCATAATGTCCTCGTCACCGGCGGCAGCCGCGGCATCGGTCTTGCGATCGGCAAGCGCCTCGTGGGCGCCGGCTATAACGTGATCGCGGCGGCGCGGCGCGAAAGCGACGAGCTGAAGGCGGCGATCGCCGAATCCGGCGGACGGCTGCATTTCCGCGCCTGCGACCTCGCGGTGATCGACGCGATCCCGGCTTTCGCAAAGCTCGTGCGCGACGAGTTCGGCCCGGTCTACGGCCTCGTCAACAATGCCGGCCTAGGCACCGAAGGCCTGCTCGCCACCATGCATAATTCCGCGATCGAGGCGCTGGTGCAGCTCAACGTGCTGTCGCCGATCATCCTCACCAAATATGTGGCGCGGCAGATGATGGCGGACGGCACCGGGCGCATCATCAACATCTCCTCGATCATTGCGACGACCGGCTATAACGGCCTGTCCGTCTATGGTGCGACCAAGGCGGCTGCGACCGGCTTCACCCGCTCGCTGGCCCGCGAGGTCGGCAAGGTCGGCATCACCGTCAATGCGATCGCGCCGGGCTTCATCGATACCGAGCTGACGCATAATCTGTCCGATGAGGCGCGCAAGCGCATTGCCGGCCGCAGCGCGCTGCGCCGCCTGCCGGAGACGGACGACGTCGCGCGGATGGTGGAATATCTGCTCGGGGAGGGCGGCCGCAACGTCACCGGCACCGTGTTTACCATCGACGCGGGGAATACGGCATAG
- a CDS encoding DUF3095 domain-containing protein → MTSGESFYGGIPVFRGFTSLMDPALYAPLPDDWSIGVADIVDSTKAIAAQRYKAVNMAGAAVIAAVTNALAGREFPFVFGGDGASFAVAPGDLDAARDALAATATWVREDLDLRMRVALVPVSAIRAHGLDVRVARFGPSANLSYAMFSGGGLAFADAAMKRGEFAVAEAPAGTQPDLSGLSCRFEMMPASRGLILSVLVMPARGAEPHAFRKVIEDIIHLVERSPDGARPVPPQGPPLKWPPQGLEYEARTRRGGPLLARRASVLAYTLFVYLIMRFDLKVGGFVPNLYRRQVVENSDFRKYDDGLRMILDCTPQLERALSDRLAAAAREGVVRYGLHQQDAAMMTCFTPSALRSDHVHFIDGARGGYASAATALKAMPA, encoded by the coding sequence ATGACCTCAGGCGAATCCTTCTACGGCGGCATTCCCGTTTTCCGCGGCTTCACCAGCCTGATGGATCCTGCGCTCTATGCGCCCCTGCCGGACGATTGGAGCATCGGCGTTGCCGATATCGTCGATTCCACCAAGGCGATCGCGGCGCAGCGCTACAAGGCGGTCAACATGGCCGGTGCGGCCGTGATCGCGGCCGTGACGAACGCCTTGGCGGGGCGCGAATTCCCCTTCGTGTTCGGCGGCGACGGCGCGAGCTTTGCGGTCGCGCCCGGCGATCTCGATGCGGCACGCGACGCGCTCGCCGCGACCGCCACCTGGGTGCGAGAGGATCTCGACCTGAGGATGCGCGTCGCGCTGGTGCCGGTGAGCGCCATTCGCGCGCACGGCCTCGACGTGCGCGTCGCGCGCTTCGGTCCGTCGGCGAACCTGTCCTATGCGATGTTCTCCGGCGGCGGGCTCGCCTTTGCCGACGCCGCGATGAAGCGCGGCGAGTTCGCGGTCGCCGAGGCGCCGGCGGGCACGCAGCCCGACCTGTCCGGCCTGTCCTGCCGCTTCGAGATGATGCCGGCCTCGCGCGGGCTGATCCTGTCGGTCCTGGTGATGCCGGCGCGCGGCGCCGAGCCGCATGCCTTCCGCAAGGTGATCGAGGACATCATCCATCTCGTCGAGCGCAGCCCGGACGGCGCCCGTCCGGTACCGCCGCAGGGACCGCCGCTGAAATGGCCGCCGCAGGGCCTGGAATACGAAGCCCGCACCAGGCGGGGCGGCCCGCTGCTTGCGCGCAGGGCGAGCGTGCTGGCCTATACGCTGTTCGTCTATCTGATCATGCGCTTCGACCTCAAGGTCGGCGGCTTCGTGCCCAACCTCTACCGGCGTCAGGTCGTCGAGAACTCGGACTTCAGGAAGTATGACGACGGCCTGCGCATGATTCTCGACTGCACCCCGCAGCTCGAGCGCGCGCTGAGCGATCGCCTCGCGGCCGCCGCGCGCGAAGGCGTCGTGCGCTACGGCCTCCATCAGCAGGACGCCGCCATGATGACCTGCTTCACACCGTCGGCGCTGCGCAGCGACCATGTGCACTTCATCGACGGCGCGCGGGGTGGCTATGCCTCGGCCGCGACGGCGCTGAAGGCGATGCCGGCGTGA
- a CDS encoding DUF2147 domain-containing protein, which produces MTSRFAALIVLLAALLGASAAHAQNVDGTWLTQAGDARVKITKCGGGICGVVAWLREPYDTATGQPATDSKNPNPALAKRSMIGLPLFSSMPPSGPNKWSGQIYNADDGSTYASSVTVTGADSLRVEGCVGALCGGETWTRAGR; this is translated from the coding sequence ATGACTTCCAGATTCGCCGCTCTCATCGTCCTCCTCGCTGCGCTGCTTGGCGCGTCCGCCGCTCATGCGCAGAACGTCGACGGGACATGGCTGACCCAGGCGGGCGATGCGCGCGTCAAGATCACCAAATGCGGCGGCGGCATCTGCGGCGTCGTCGCCTGGCTGCGCGAGCCCTACGACACCGCGACCGGCCAGCCCGCCACCGACAGCAAGAATCCCAATCCCGCGCTCGCCAAGCGCTCGATGATCGGTCTGCCGCTGTTCAGCAGCATGCCGCCCTCCGGTCCGAACAAATGGTCGGGCCAGATCTACAATGCCGACGACGGCAGCACCTATGCCAGCAGCGTCACCGTGACGGGAGCGGATTCGCTGCGGGTCGAAGGCTGCGTCGGCGCGCTCTGCGGCGGCGAGACCTGGACGCGCGCGGGGCGGTAG
- a CDS encoding MATE family efflux transporter, which translates to MTIDAPVDAVPPLAPVAYPIASLLTAPILPTLLRLAIPNMIAMVGSTLVAIAETSYIGRLGTIPLAAIALVFPFAMLTQMMSAGAMGGGVSSAISRALGAGDRDRAATLALHAAIIGLCGGLFFTVMMLVFGRSFFTLLGGRDRVLEEACGYSQMLFSGAVAIWLVNTLASVIRGTGDMRLPSMTLIGASVLQIALGGTLGLGLFGVPQFGMPGVASGQLIAFSCAAIFFLWYLLSGRSRLQIDVRAFHFERAMFLDILKVGAVACLSPLQTVLTILIFTKILATFGTEMLAGYGIGSRLEFLLIPITFAFGIASVPMVGMAMGAGHVKRARRVAWTAAAASGLTVGLIGLVIALDPALWVALFTRDPGVTAAAHSYFHWAGPAFVFFGIGVSLYFSSQGAARVGGPVLASTARLLIVAIGGIGLMMAQAPAWTLFALVGGAMVVFGLATAGSVAFVRWDK; encoded by the coding sequence ATGACGATCGACGCCCCCGTAGACGCCGTCCCGCCGCTCGCGCCGGTCGCCTACCCCATCGCCAGCCTCCTGACCGCGCCCATCCTGCCGACGCTGCTGCGGCTCGCGATTCCCAACATGATCGCGATGGTCGGCAGCACGCTGGTCGCAATCGCCGAGACCTCCTATATCGGCCGGCTCGGCACCATCCCGCTCGCCGCGATCGCGCTGGTGTTTCCGTTCGCGATGCTGACCCAGATGATGAGCGCGGGTGCGATGGGCGGCGGCGTATCGTCCGCGATCAGCCGCGCGCTCGGCGCCGGCGATCGGGACCGCGCCGCGACGCTGGCGCTGCATGCCGCCATCATCGGCCTCTGCGGCGGGCTGTTCTTCACGGTGATGATGCTGGTCTTCGGCCGCTCGTTCTTCACCCTGCTCGGCGGACGCGACCGGGTGCTGGAGGAAGCCTGCGGCTATTCGCAAATGCTGTTCTCCGGCGCGGTCGCGATCTGGCTCGTCAATACGCTTGCCTCGGTGATCCGCGGCACCGGCGACATGCGCCTGCCCTCGATGACGCTGATCGGAGCGAGCGTGCTGCAGATCGCGCTCGGCGGCACGCTGGGGCTCGGCCTGTTCGGCGTGCCGCAATTCGGTATGCCGGGCGTCGCAAGCGGCCAGTTGATCGCGTTCAGCTGCGCCGCGATCTTCTTCCTCTGGTATCTCTTGTCCGGCCGCAGCCGGCTGCAGATCGACGTCCGCGCCTTCCATTTCGAACGCGCGATGTTCCTGGACATCCTCAAGGTCGGCGCGGTGGCCTGCCTGTCACCGCTCCAGACCGTGCTCACGATCTTGATCTTCACCAAGATCCTGGCGACCTTCGGCACCGAGATGCTGGCCGGCTACGGCATCGGCTCGCGGCTGGAATTCCTGCTGATCCCGATCACCTTCGCCTTCGGCATCGCCTCTGTGCCAATGGTCGGCATGGCGATGGGCGCCGGACATGTGAAGCGGGCGCGGCGTGTCGCCTGGACCGCAGCTGCGGCCTCGGGACTCACGGTCGGCCTGATCGGGCTCGTCATCGCGCTCGATCCCGCGCTGTGGGTTGCGCTCTTCACCCGGGATCCCGGCGTCACCGCCGCGGCGCACAGCTATTTCCATTGGGCCGGCCCGGCCTTCGTGTTCTTCGGCATCGGCGTGTCGCTCTATTTCTCATCCCAAGGCGCGGCGCGCGTCGGCGGACCTGTGCTGGCGTCCACCGCGCGACTTCTGATCGTCGCGATCGGCGGCATCGGCCTCATGATGGCGCAGGCGCCGGCCTGGACCTTGTTCGCGCTGGTCGGCGGCGCCATGGTCGTGTTCGGTCTTGCGACTGCGGGCTCGGTCGCATTTGTGCGCTGGGACAAATGA
- a CDS encoding GNAT family N-acetyltransferase — MSIEIDILNGDASWPIAEPLHQAVWGPELVAEKPWAHVKWANADLRVLIETPEDGLVCHVGIYFRTVTWNGQKVHIGGIGGVCTRQDQRGRGYATVAIDAAVHTIRANEAARFALLFCEPHNFSFYETRSWLPFKGEVYCEQPEGRIRFDHMAPYVFHIVRAPTLGTIDLCGLPW; from the coding sequence ATGAGCATCGAGATCGATATTTTGAACGGCGACGCGTCTTGGCCGATTGCGGAGCCGCTGCATCAGGCGGTCTGGGGACCAGAGCTCGTCGCTGAGAAGCCCTGGGCCCACGTCAAATGGGCCAATGCCGATCTGCGCGTGCTGATCGAGACGCCCGAGGACGGCCTCGTCTGCCATGTCGGCATCTACTTCCGCACCGTCACCTGGAATGGGCAGAAGGTCCATATCGGCGGCATCGGCGGAGTCTGCACGCGCCAGGACCAGCGCGGCCGCGGCTATGCGACCGTGGCGATCGACGCGGCGGTTCACACCATCAGAGCCAACGAGGCCGCGCGCTTCGCACTGCTGTTCTGCGAACCCCACAATTTCTCGTTCTACGAGACCCGGAGCTGGCTGCCCTTCAAGGGCGAGGTCTATTGCGAACAGCCGGAGGGGCGGATCCGCTTCGACCATATGGCGCCCTACGTGTTCCACATCGTCCGCGCGCCGACGCTGGGCACCATCGACCTATGCGGCCTGCCCTGGTGA
- a CDS encoding superoxide dismutase — protein MTFTLPPLPYAYDALGQFMSKETLEFHHDKHHQAYVTNGNNALKGTEWEGKSLEEIVKGSFGKNPAVFNNAGQHYNHIHFWSWMKPNGGGTKLPGKLEKKINEDLGGFEKFKTDFQAAGVGQFGSGWCWLQVKNGKLEISKTPNGENPLVHGATPILGCDVWEHSYYIDYRNRRPDYLKAFVENLVNWEYVESLFDKA, from the coding sequence ATGACCTTTACGCTGCCCCCACTCCCTTACGCCTATGACGCCCTTGGCCAGTTCATGTCGAAGGAGACGCTGGAATTCCACCATGACAAGCATCATCAGGCCTACGTCACCAACGGCAACAACGCGCTCAAGGGGACCGAATGGGAAGGCAAGTCCCTTGAGGAGATCGTCAAGGGCTCGTTCGGCAAGAACCCCGCGGTGTTCAACAATGCCGGCCAGCACTACAATCACATCCACTTCTGGAGCTGGATGAAGCCCAATGGCGGCGGCACCAAGCTGCCCGGCAAGCTCGAGAAGAAGATCAACGAGGACCTCGGCGGCTTCGAGAAGTTCAAGACCGACTTCCAGGCGGCCGGCGTCGGCCAGTTCGGCTCCGGCTGGTGCTGGCTCCAGGTCAAGAACGGCAAGCTCGAAATCTCCAAGACCCCGAACGGCGAGAATCCGCTGGTGCACGGCGCCACGCCCATCCTCGGCTGCGACGTCTGGGAGCACTCCTACTACATCGATTACCGCAACCGCCGCCCGGATTATCTCAAGGCGTTCGTCGAGAACCTCGTGAACTGGGAATACGTCGAGTCCCTGTTCGACAAGGCGTAA
- a CDS encoding permease, translating into MSEPSPKTPAPAEDAESEPRPGRVRRPIGWSTIIIAALVAVSAALVWRRDGTDGVLDILTHDLSLFSGILPRVLAGCLLGAFISEILPHEKVSRSLGPKSGLMGLLIGTAFGAILPGGPFTAYPVASALLAVGADFGATIAMVVSWTLIGYGRAVAWEIPIMGTDFTLWRVLISLPLPVLAGALGRFVYVRLYPKRTGDEDAA; encoded by the coding sequence TTGTCAGAACCTTCCCCGAAAACCCCTGCGCCGGCCGAGGACGCGGAGTCCGAGCCGCGGCCGGGCCGTGTGCGCAGGCCGATCGGCTGGTCGACCATCATCATCGCGGCACTGGTCGCGGTGAGCGCGGCGCTGGTCTGGCGGCGTGACGGCACCGACGGCGTTCTCGACATCCTGACCCACGATCTCTCGCTGTTCTCGGGCATCCTGCCGCGCGTGCTCGCCGGCTGCCTGCTCGGCGCCTTCATCTCGGAAATCCTGCCGCACGAAAAAGTCTCGCGCTCGCTTGGGCCGAAATCCGGCTTGATGGGGCTTCTGATCGGTACCGCCTTCGGCGCGATCCTGCCGGGCGGGCCCTTCACCGCCTATCCCGTGGCGAGCGCGCTGCTCGCGGTCGGCGCTGATTTCGGCGCCACCATCGCCATGGTCGTGAGCTGGACCCTGATCGGCTATGGCCGCGCGGTGGCCTGGGAAATTCCGATCATGGGCACCGATTTCACGCTGTGGCGCGTCCTGATCTCGCTGCCGCTGCCGGTGCTCGCCGGTGCGCTCGGGCGCTTCGTCTATGTCAGGCTGTATCCGAAGCGGACCGGCGACGAGGACGCGGCATGA
- a CDS encoding metal ABC transporter ATP-binding protein, whose product MAALHFHNVTLGYDRHPAVHHLNGEVARGALVAVIGPNGAGKSTLLRGIVGILKPLDGSIHLGGLDSRDIAYLPQSAEIDRSFPISVFDFVATGLWRATGLFGGIGKAAREKVLRAIASVGLNGFENRPIGTLSGGQMQRVLFARVLLQDASLIVLDEPFNAIDSKTTADLLALVKQWHGEGRTVLAALHDMEMVRNHFSETLVLARGPVAWGPTAAVLTPENLLVAMRMCEAFDDSAAACAADDTRSRAA is encoded by the coding sequence ATGGCGGCACTGCACTTTCACAACGTGACGCTCGGCTATGACCGGCATCCGGCCGTGCACCACCTCAACGGCGAAGTCGCGCGAGGTGCGCTGGTCGCCGTGATCGGTCCGAATGGCGCGGGCAAGTCGACCTTGCTGCGCGGCATCGTCGGCATCCTCAAGCCGCTCGACGGCAGCATCCATCTCGGCGGGCTCGACAGCAGGGACATCGCTTATCTACCGCAGAGCGCGGAGATCGACCGCAGCTTCCCGATCTCGGTGTTCGACTTCGTGGCGACCGGCCTGTGGCGGGCCACCGGCCTGTTCGGCGGCATCGGCAAGGCCGCGCGCGAAAAGGTTCTGCGCGCGATCGCCTCCGTCGGCCTCAATGGCTTCGAGAACCGTCCGATCGGCACGCTCTCGGGCGGCCAGATGCAGCGCGTGCTGTTCGCGCGGGTGCTGCTCCAGGACGCGAGCCTGATCGTGCTGGACGAGCCATTCAACGCCATCGACAGCAAGACCACCGCCGACCTGCTTGCGCTGGTCAAGCAATGGCACGGCGAGGGCCGCACCGTGCTCGCGGCGCTCCACGACATGGAAATGGTGCGCAATCATTTCAGCGAGACGCTGGTGCTGGCGCGTGGCCCGGTAGCGTGGGGACCGACGGCGGCCGTGCTGACGCCGGAAAACCTGCTGGTCGCGATGCGGATGTGCGAAGCTTTTGACGACAGCGCGGCGGCCTGTGCCGCTGACGATACCCGTTCGCGGGCGGCTTGA